The Glaciimonas sp. PCH181 genome contains the following window.
CAGGCTGCTGGCAGCACCGACCCAGTCTGCCAATAATCCCCGATCCAGTTCCACACCTTCCCGGGCATAGATGACCGATTGCCGGTAGAGCGGAAGATGATCAGCGAACTTGCTCACCAGAATATGGGCGAGTAATCCGGGCCCCGCCAGACCGCGTGCAATCGGACGGCTGGGTGCCGGCGCCTGGACGATGCAGTCGCAGCAGGTGCAAGCGAGTTTGGGACGCACATGCCGGATGACCCGAAAGCTGGCCGGGACGAATTCAAGTTGCTCGGCAACGTCACTGCCGAGATGACGCAAATCGCCACCGCAATCGGGGCAGGCGGCATGCTCTGGCGTATAGATCTTCTCGTCCCGGGGCAAATGGGGCGGTAGCGGTTTGCGTGGTATCTTCGGACGCACTGGCTTCGTTGCCGGGGCAGCGCTGGCAACGTCACTTTCTTCTGTCTGCAAATCTTCTAACCGTAATTCGAGTTGTTCAATTTGCCGGTCCAGCTTCTCGGATTTGCGGCCGAACTGCAGCCGTTTGAGTTTGGCGATGAAGAGCTTGAGGTGTTCGATTTCGATGCGATGTGAGGACAGTGCGTCCTGTAGCTGCGCCACCGTTTCCCCGTGCAACGCAATGACCGCATCACGATCGGTAATCATCGCTTTTAAAGCGCTGATATCGTCGGGAAGGTGGGGCGGCGTTGACATGCCCGTAGTTTACCGAATGACGTCGATGTTTACAAGCCTGACAGGGGCCGTTGCGTGCGCTCGGGACGTCGCCAATCGATCCCTTCCAGCAACATTGACAGTTGCGCTTGCGACAGACAAACCGCGCCTTCGCTTGCCTGCGGCCAGATGAAGCGGCCGCGTTCCAGCCGTTTGGCCAGCAGACACAGCCCGTCGCCGGTCCACCACAAGATCTTCAAAATATCGCCACGTCGGCCACGAAACACGAAGACGTGACCGCTAAACGGGTCATCGGCCAATGCCGTTTGCACCTTGGCTGCCAACCCATTAAAACCGCAACGCATATCGGTCACGCCTGCTGCGATCCAGATCCGCGTTCCTGCTGGCAAACCGATCATGCCAGCAACCGGGCCAGCACCATGGAAAGCATAGACGGATCCACCACGCCCTCGACTCGAAGTCGCGCCTTACCTATTTCCAGGACCATCACGCCGGTCGGTGTAACGGCCGTGGTGAAGACTGGCTTGGCAGGGGATGGTTGCCGAGGGTCGCCAAGAACTACTGGCAGCAATTTGACGGACTTGCCTGAGGCAATCTCATAGGCTCCTGCACGAAACAATTTACGCCAGGTAAATACCTGGTTCGCATTCACATCGTGGGCCCGCGCCACCCGCGACACCGAGGCCCCAGCCATCAAGGATTGTTCGACCACCATGCGTTTGAAATCAATCGAATGTTGCCGATAACCACTGCGCTTAGAGGGAGTAACCGACTCAATATTTGTGTCCATAATTTGAAGTTGTGGGCACAATCGATTTGTACCCTCCAACGCAATCATGCGGACATTTGAGGATTAGGTATAGACGGTTTTGAGCGCACGCTTACTTTGGGATAGTCATTTTGATGCTTGATATTTTGTTGGATGCTGATTGGCTGATGTGTGACGGCGGATTATATGAGGAATGGTTGTACCGGAAATATCGATTGGCTAAATAAATGGCTCAATACATGCAGTAGGTGTGTGTTTTTCTCCGATCCGATTTCGATTCGATTTCGATTGCCCAAAGCAAAAACCCTCCCAGATTTCTCTGGGAGGGTTTTCTAATAAAAGCCTGACGATGACCTACTTTCACACTGGTTGCAGCACTATCATCGGCGCAAAGTCGTTTCACGGTCCTGTTCGGGATGGGAAGGGGTGGTACCAACTCGCTATGGTCATCAGGCATAAACTGTAGTGTCATATGTTCCCAATCGGGCAACACACAACGCAATCTAGAAGAAGTAAAGTTTTGTTTCATGTGTTGGGGTAACGAGGGTTTCGTTACCCCAACACTGGGTATGATTGCACTTTTCAGGCAAACACATATCTCATTAGCTTATATATAACCTGCTAAGGTTATAGGGACAAGCCGCACGGGCAATTAGTACTGGTTAGCTTAACGTATTACTACGCTTCCACACCCAGCCTATCAACGTCCTGGTCTCGAACGACCCTTTAGGGGAATCTAGTTCCCGGGAAATATCATCTCAAGGCAAGTTTCCCGCTTAGATGCTTTCAGCGGTTATCTCTTCCGAACTTAGCTACCCGGCAATGCCACTGGCGTGACAACCGGTACACCAGAGGTTCGTCCACTCCGGTCCTCTCGTACTAGGAGCAGCCCCCTTCAAATTTCCAACGCCCACGGCAGATAGGGACCAAACTGTCTCACGACGTTTTAAACCCAGCTCACGTACCACTTTAAATGGCGAACAGCCATACCCTTGGGACCGGCTACAGCCCCAGGATGTGATGAGCCGACATCGAGGTGCCAAACTCCCCCGTCGATATGAACTCTTGGGAGGAATCAGCCTGTTATCCCCAGAGTACCTTTTATCCGTTGAGCGATGGCCCTTCCATACAGAACCACCGGATCACTATGTCCTACTTTCGTACCTGCTCGACTTGTCAGTCTCGCAGTTAAGCACGCTTATGCCATTGCACTACCAGCACGATGTCCGACCGTACCTAGCGTACCTTCGAACTCCTCCGTTACACTTTGGGAGGAGACCGCCCCAGTCAAACTGCCTACCATGCACTGTCCCCGATCCGGATAACGGACCAAGGTTAGAATCTCAAACAAACCAGGGTGGTATTTCAAGGTTGGCTCCACGCAAACTAGCGTTCACGCTTCAAAGCCTCCCACCTATCCTACACAGATTGGTTCAAAATTCAATGCAAAGCTACAGTAAAGGTTCATGGGGTCTTTCCGTCTAGCCGCGGGTAGATTGCATCATCACAAACATTTCAACTTCGCTGAGTCTCGGGAGGAGACAGTGTGGCCATCGTTACTCCATTCGTGCAGGTCGGAACTTACCCGACAAGGAATTTCGCTACCTTAGGACCGTTATAGTTACGGCCGCCGTTTACTGGGACTTCAATCAAGAGCTTGCACCCCATCATTTAATCTTCCAGCACCGGGCAGGAGTCACACCATATACGTCCACTTTCGTGTTTGCATAGTGCTGTGTTTTTATTAAACAGTCGCAGCCACCTTTTTATTGCAGCCCTTTCACCCTTCTGGCGCAAGCCAGTCAAGCTACCGGGGCGTACCTTATCCCGAAGTTACGGTACAAATTTGCCGAGTTCCTTCTCCCGAGTTCTCTCAAGCGCCTTAGAATACTCATCTCGCCCACCTGTGTCGGTTTGCGGTACGGTCTCGTGTGACTGAAGCTTAGAGGCTTTTCTTGGAACCACTTCCGATTGCTTCGTGAATAAATTCACTCGTCTCAACCCCTTGAATTACGCTGCCGGATTTGCCTAACAGCCTTCTCTGAGCCAAAAACCGACTATTCCAACAGTCGGACAACCTTCCGCGATCCGTCCCCCCATCGCATCACACGACGGTGCAGGAATATTAACCTGCTTCCCATCAGCTACGCATCTCTGCCTCGCCTTAGGGGCCGACTCACCCTGCTCCGATGAACGTTGAACAGGAAACCTTGGGCTTACGGCGTGGAGGCTTTTCACCCCCATTATCGCTACTCATGTCAGCATTCGCACTTCTGATACCTCCAGCATCCTTTACAAGACACCTTCGCAGGCTTACAGAACGCTCTCCTACCATATCAATAAATTGATATCCGCAGCTTCGGTGACTGGCTTAGCCCCGTTACATCTTCCGCGCAGGACGACTCGATCAGTGAGCTATTACGCTTTCTTTAAAGGATGGCTGCTTCTAAGCCAACCTCCTGACTGTTTTAGCCTTCCCACTTCGTTTGCCACTTAGCCAATCTTTGGGACCTTAGCTGGCGGTCTGGGTTGTTTCCCTCTTGACGTCGGACGTTAGCACCCGGCGTCTGTCTCCCAAGCTCGCACTCATCGGTATTCGGAGTTTGCAATGGGTTGGTAAGTCGCAATGACCCCCTAGCCATAACAGTGCTCTACCCCCGATGGTGATACTTGAGGCACTACCTAAATAGTTTTCGGAGAGAACCAGCTATTTCCAAGTTTGTTTAGCCTTTCACCCCTACCCACAGCTCATCCCCTAATTTTTCAACATTAGTGGGTTCGGACCTCCAGTGCGTGTTACCGCACCTTCATCCTGGCCATGAGTAGATCACTTGGTTTCGGGTCTACACCCAGCGACTGAACGCCCTATTCGGACTCGATTTCTCTACGCCTTCCCTATACGGTTAAGCTTGCCACTGAATGTAAGTCGCTGACCCATTATACAAAAGGTACGCAGTCACGGAACAAGTCCGCTCCTACTGTTTGTATGCACACGGTTTCAGGATCTATTTCACTCCCCTTCCGGGGTTCTTTTCGCCTTTCCCTCACGGTACTGGTTCACTATCGGTCGATTACGAGTATTTAGCCTTGGAGGATGGTCCCCCCATGTTCAGACAGGATTACACGTGTCCCGCCCTACTTGTCGCACACTTAGTTCCACACCACCGATTTCATGTAAGGGGCTATCACCCTCTATGGCCACTATTTCCAGAGTGTTCCATTATCGCTGATGCTAAATCGTGCAGGCTGTTCCCATTTCGCTCGCCACTACTTTGGGAATCTCGGTTGATTTCTTTTCCTGTAGCTACTTAGATGTTTCAGTTCGCCACGTTCGCCTTGCATACCTATGTATTCAGTATGCAATACCCTAAAAGGGTGGGTTTCCCCATTCGGAAATCTGCGGATCAAAGCGTGTTTGCTCGCTCCCCGCAGCTTATCGCAAGCTACTACGTCCTTCATCGCCTGTAATCGCCAAGGCATCCACCATGTGCACTTATTCACTTGTCCCTATAACGTTAGCCTCTAGACGCGTTCACGTCTAAAAACCGGTTATAGGATATTACTTATGAGTATTACTTTAGCGTTTGCCGTATCCAAAGTGTTTTCGCAGTTGCATACTCTCGTATGCTCTTTTGAGAACTCTTTTAATACTTTTTGATTTGATACAATCATACCCATCCACAATGCTGTCGCACTGCGGACGAATCTTTACTTCTTCTAAATTGTTAAAGAACAAACAGCCAATGATCTTAAAAAGATCAAACCTAAATCGCGCCGCATCACGCTGTCTTACCCTGCGTAATACCTGACTTAGGTTTGATATTTCACCACGCTCAACCCCCGCTCTGGGAATCAAACAATATGGTGGAGGCTAACGGGATCGAACCGATGACCCCCTGCTTGCAAAGCAGGTGCTCTCCCAGCTGAGCTAAGCCCCCATAAACTTGTGGTGGGTCTGGTTGGGCTCGAACCAACGACCCCCGCGTTATCAACACGGTGCTCTAACCAACTGAGCTACAGACCCGCTTTGGATCAGTACTTCAGTAGTCAACGATAAACCCTCTATCGCACGCGCACCGCGCTCTACCTATAACTGTTCTTCTTTTAACTAACACACCGATAAGTGTGGACGCTTAATGTCCGTACAAACTCTAGAAAGGAGGTGATCCAGCCGCACCTTCCGATACGGCTACCTTGTTACGACTTCACCCCAGTCACGAATCCCACCGTGGTAAGCGCCCTCCTTACGGTTAGGCTACCTACTTCTGGTGAAACCCGCTCCCATGGTGTGACGGGCGGTGTGTACAAGACCCGGGAACGTATTCACCGCGACATGCTGATCCGCGATTACTAGCGATTCCAACTTCATGTAGTCGAGTTGCAGACTACAATCCGGACTACGATACACTTTCTGGGATTAGCTCCCCCTCGCGGGTTGGCGGCCCTCTGTATGTACCATTGTATGACGTGTGAAGCCCTACCCATAAGGGCCATGAGGACTTGACGTCATCCCCACCTTCCTCCGGTTTGTCACCGGCAGTCTCATTAGAGTGCCCTTTCGTAGCAACTAATGACAAGGGTTGCGCTCGTTGCGGGACTTAACCCAACATCTCACGACACGAGCTGACGACAGCCATGCAGCACCTGTGTTACGGTTCTCTTTCGAGCACCACCTAATCTCTCAGGCGTTCCGTACATGTCAAGGGTAGGTAAGGTTTTTCGCGTTGCATCGAATTAATCCACATCATCCACCGCTTGTGCGGGTCCCCGTCAATTCCTTTGAGTTTTAATCTTGCGACCGTACTCCCCAGGCGGTCTACTTCACGCGTTAGCTGCGTTACCAAGTCAATTAAGACCCGACAACTAGTAGACATCGTTTAGGGCGTGGACTACCAGGGTATCTAATCCTGTTTGCTCCCCACGCTTTCGTGCATGAGCGTCAGTGTTATCCCAGGGGGCTGCCTTCGCCATCGGTATTCCTCCACATCTCTACGCATTTCACTGCTACACGTGGAATTCTACCCCCCTCTGACACACTCTAGCCGTGCAGTCACAAATGCCATTCCCAGGTTAAGCCCGGGGATTTCACACCTGTCTTACACAACCGCCTGCGCACGCTTTACGCCCAGTAATTCCGATTAACGCTTGCACCCTACGTATTACCGCGGCTGCTGGCACGTAGTTAGCCGGTGCTTATTCTTCAGGTACCGTCATTAGCCCCAGGTATTAGCCAAGACCGTTTCTTCCCTGACAAAAGAGCTTTACAACCCGAAGGCCTTCTTCACTCACGCGGCATTGCTGGATCAGGCTTGCGCCCATTGTCCAAAATTCCCCACTGCTGCCTCCCGTAGGAGTCTGGGCCGTGTCTCAGTCCCAGTGTGGCTGGTCGTCCTCTCAGACCAGCTACTGATCGAAGCCTTGGTGAGCCTTTACCTCACCAACTAGCTAATCAGATATCGGCCGCTCTTTGAGCATGAGGTTCTTACGAATCCCCCACTTTCATCCGTAGATCGTATGCGGTATTAGCTAATCTTTCGACTAGTTATCCCCCACTCAAAGGCACGTTCCGATATATTACTCACCCGTTCGCCACTCGTCAGCGGAGCAAGCTCCCTGTTACCGTTCGACTTGCATGTGTAAGGCATGCCGCCAGCGTTCAATCTGAGCCAGGATCAAACTCTTCAGTTTAATCTCTGTTTTGTGGCATTGCTGCCTAGCATCGCTGCTATCGCTCACTCAAAATACTGACAGGCTACTTCCCAAGTTTGACCTTGCGAAATATCCTATTTTCTTCTTTTGTGAACATTTAATGTTTTAAGTTATACGCAAACTACCGAAGTAATTTACGCTGCACTTTCATTAAACGCCCACACTTATCGGCTGTTAATTGTTAAAGAACTGTCCTCTGTTTTGCGTCACACCGCAGTGTTCGCAGCACCAACAAATCGTTTTGTTTGTCAGCAGCAGAGAGATGAGATTATGGGGCGCTTCAAGCTTTTCGTCAACTCTTTTTTAAACCGTTTTAACAACAATTTAAATCCGATCCAACTACTTTATGACTACTTAAAATCACCCACATTTACAACCCCGTTCCATCCCCAACTTCGCCCCCAACACCGCTTGCACCGTGTCGTTTATTGCGCGTCGTTTTCAACAGAGGCCGAACTATAGCAACACATCTACACACTGGCAAGCAGTTTTGTCATAATTTTTAAACATTTTTAAAGACAGGTGCACGCTTCTCTAAAAACGCCTGCATTCCTTCTTTTTGATCTTCGGTCGCGAAGGTACTGTGGAACATCCGGCGCTCAAATTGAATGCCTTCAGCCAAGGTAGTTTCGTAAGCGCGATTCACCGACTCTTTAATCATCATCACTGCGGGCAACGACATATTAGCGATAACGGTAGCGGCTGCCAGCGACTCGGCCATTAACTGATCCAATGGCACTATTCGCGATACCAATCCTGCACGCTCCGCCTCAACCGCATCCATCATGCGTGCAGTCAGACACATATCCATCGCCTTGGCTTTCGATATCGCGCGCGGCAGACGCTGCGTGCCGCCAGCGCCGGGAATCACGCCCAGCTTAATTTCAGGCTGACCAAATTTCGCGTTGTCTGCCGCAATGATGAAATCACACATCATTGCCAACTCACAGCCACCACCTAAAGCGAAGCCCGCGACTGCAGCGATGACGGGCTTACGGATGCGACGGATTTCTTCCCAGTTGCGGGTAATGTAATCGCCCTTAAACGCGTCCATATAAGAGTAGCCTGCCATCGCACCGATATCCGCGCCCGCGGCAAAAGCTTTTTCACTGCCGGTAATGATGATGCAACCAATCTGCTCATCAGCATCGAACGTGGTTAGCGCCTCGCCTAACTCAGTCATCAACTGATCATTTAAAGCATTCAGCGCCTTAGGACGATTCAAACGGATAAGACCGACTTTTCCTTGCGTTTCAATCAGAATAGCTTCGTATGACATAACGTTTCCTATTTAGCATTAGGTGGAATGGACAGGCTTCAATTGTAGCGCTTCAAGATAACAGATACGATGATCAGAACGACCACGATGGGTTGATGTATTTAACAGAGGGAATTAAAAAAGCAATCTTTAGTCTATATAAGGACGAGACTAAAGCATCATCTCAATTGCAAAAATAGCACCATTCCTCATACATGAAGGGCACACCATGTTCAAAACAATATTGGTACCAACCGACGGTTCAACGTTGTCAGATAAGGCAATTACGGCCGCGATTGAATTTGCTAAGTTTTGCAACGGCAAGGTGATCGGTTTGTCAGTGGCAGAACCATATCCATTCTCACCGATGGCAGAAAGCACTATGGCCGCGGACCCGGGCACTTATGAAGAGAATATGTTGGCGTTGGCGCAATTACACGTGCAAAAAGTTGCAGATGCGGCAAAGGCAGCTGGCGTGGAGTGCGAAATCCTTACCGCTCAGGCGTTTAATCCAGACGAAGAGATCATTAACGTCGCCGAAAAACACGGCTGTGACGTCATTTTTATGGCATCACACGGTCGAAGTGGGCTAAGCAGACTGTTTTTGGGGAGTAAAACGCAGAGAGTGCTGGCCCATTCCACTATTCCGGTATTGGTCTTACGATAATTAAGCCATCTCTATATCCGAATATACATAATGCGTTA
Protein-coding sequences here:
- a CDS encoding IS66 family transposase zinc-finger binding domain-containing protein, giving the protein MSTPPHLPDDISALKAMITDRDAVIALHGETVAQLQDALSSHRIEIEHLKLFIAKLKRLQFGRKSEKLDRQIEQLELRLEDLQTEESDVASAAPATKPVRPKIPRKPLPPHLPRDEKIYTPEHAACPDCGGDLRHLGSDVAEQLEFVPASFRVIRHVRPKLACTCCDCIVQAPAPSRPIARGLAGPGLLAHILVSKFADHLPLYRQSVIYAREGVELDRGLLADWVGAASSL
- the tnpB gene encoding IS66 family insertion sequence element accessory protein TnpB (TnpB, as the term is used for proteins encoded by IS66 family insertion elements, is considered an accessory protein, since TnpC, encoded by a neighboring gene, is a DDE family transposase.); amino-acid sequence: MIGLPAGTRIWIAAGVTDMRCGFNGLAAKVQTALADDPFSGHVFVFRGRRGDILKILWWTGDGLCLLAKRLERGRFIWPQASEGAVCLSQAQLSMLLEGIDWRRPERTQRPLSGL
- a CDS encoding transposase; the protein is MDTNIESVTPSKRSGYRQHSIDFKRMVVEQSLMAGASVSRVARAHDVNANQVFTWRKLFRAGAYEIASGKSVKLLPVVLGDPRQPSPAKPVFTTAVTPTGVMVLEIGKARLRVEGVVDPSMLSMVLARLLA
- a CDS encoding enoyl-CoA hydratase translates to MSYEAILIETQGKVGLIRLNRPKALNALNDQLMTELGEALTTFDADEQIGCIIITGSEKAFAAGADIGAMAGYSYMDAFKGDYITRNWEEIRRIRKPVIAAVAGFALGGGCELAMMCDFIIAADNAKFGQPEIKLGVIPGAGGTQRLPRAISKAKAMDMCLTARMMDAVEAERAGLVSRIVPLDQLMAESLAAATVIANMSLPAVMMIKESVNRAYETTLAEGIQFERRMFHSTFATEDQKEGMQAFLEKRAPVFKNV
- a CDS encoding universal stress protein; protein product: MFKTILVPTDGSTLSDKAITAAIEFAKFCNGKVIGLSVAEPYPFSPMAESTMAADPGTYEENMLALAQLHVQKVADAAKAAGVECEILTAQAFNPDEEIINVAEKHGCDVIFMASHGRSGLSRLFLGSKTQRVLAHSTIPVLVLR